The Candidatus Margulisiibacteriota bacterium genome segment CGCAGGCCACACCGCAAACATCTTTGCAGCCGTCTCCGCAGGTTGTCGCACAGGCTACTCCGCAACTACTGGAACAGGTCGCCGCGCCACAGCCAGCGGTACAGTCCGCCACGCAATCATTGCCGCACCCTCTCCCGCAAACCGATGTGCATCCGCCAACGCACCGCGCGTTATTTAGCGCGTCATCGATAACCTGCCTGATCTCTTCCAAATGCCTGGCTCTGAGCCTGGTGGCCAGAGCCGTTATATTTTCGCCCCAGGGAAAAGTATTGCCGCCATTATAATTGACCAGGCCCTGCGTGGCCGCCCGCAAAGCCGTAAGCTGGCTGGCGTTTATTCTCGTAACGCCGGACATCACATTGCTAACCGCGGCCAATGCGGCTTGTGCAACGACAGCTACCTCTCTCGCGGCAGCCTGAACATCATTCGTGCCAGACAGCTCAGGGGCTATTCTGTGTTCGTGTTCTTTTTTGAGATTTTCCAGAGTCTGATTATAATCCGCCGCGTAAGCCTCTTTGTTGGATAAATAATTTTGTCTTTTCTTCTCAGCCGTGTCCGCCAGTCCCACATTGGTTGTCGGCGTTGCGCCCGCCCCTGTCAACGGTTCCTCTGCCGTACTGTCCGGTGTCCGGTATTTGTAACGCGCCATAAACATACCCCCTTTAATTTGTTATAACAAGCTAATAGACAATATATTACTCATAATATACCACCAAATTGGTGTTTGTCAAGCAATGTTCCAAGCCATTAGCATGTGTTTTATGATCTTGCGCCAAATCTTTATGCAAAATCTGCGGGAAATACGCCGCGCGGCCGGTTTGTCGCAAATGCGTCTGGCCGAACGTTGCAATACGGCCACCAACTACATAAATGAAATAGAACGCGGCAATAAATTTCCTTCAGTGGAGATGCTGGAAAAAATCGCGGCGGCTCTACAGGTGCAGCCGTATTTGCTTTTTTTTAATTTCGCCAAAAAACAAAAACCTGATGAGTCCGCGCCGTTGATCGCGCCAAAAATCAAAGGAGATTTATTCCAGCAGTTAAGCGCCGCCACGCAAAAAATCCTGCAGCAGTATTAGGGCGGACAACCGCCTAAAATTAGTAGTTTATGGTATAATAATATCAACAGGACTCCCCGCACCTCTGGTTAAGCCAAATGGCCTAACAATGTGTCCCAGGGGAGACTTTTGTAGCTTATGAAACAGCCAAATACTTATATTCAACAAATAGAAAAATTGCGCTCACGAGGCTGTATGATTCCCGATGTCGATTTTTGTAAGGAAGTTTTAGCAAATATCAACTATTATCGTCTCTCCGCTTATTTTTTGCCCTACAAAACTACTAATGACAAATACTTACCGAACACCAATTTTAATACGATTTATCAAATATATGAATTTGACCGCAAGTTGCGCGCCCTGCTTTTTTTGGCTATTGAAGAAGTAGAAATAACTCTGCGCGCTAGATTGGCTTATTTTCATGCAAACAAGTATGGGGCGTTAGGTTATAAAGACGCTAAAAATTTTAATATCCGCCATCGTCATGAAAAATTTATAGAACGGATTAATACGGTAATCAATGATAATAAAAAAGTCTTATTCGTGCGGCATCATAATGAAAAGTATGTTGGCAATTTTCCAATTTGGGTAATTATCGAACTATTTACTTTTGGCATGTTGTCCTATTTTTACGCTGATTTGCCGACAGCTAATCAAAAAATTATTGCGCGTGAAATATTTCAGGCTGTGCCTAAAACACTAATCAGCTGGTTAAGATGCTGCACCGACTTGCGTAATATTTGCGCCCATTCGGGTAGGTTGTATTACCGTATTTTTACAGCAATCCCGTCCGGTCTAACAACTGTGCCTCAAGATGCTGAACGCCGCTTATTTGGAGCAGTTATGTCCTTGCAGGCTTTATATCTTGATGCCCAAAAATGGAACATCGAAATATATCCGGCGCTATGCGTTTTATTAAAGGAGTACGCACAAGATATTAATTTAAAACACATTGGGTTTTCAGAGAATTGGGAAGTTACCCTAAGAAAATCGTAGTAAGGCTTTTTACACAGAGTTTTATTTTGCCTCAAACTAGCCTATAATTTTGCCATGAAAAAGCGTATCAAGATTTTTGACACCACGCTGCGCGACGGTGAGCAGTCGCCGGGCTGCTCGATGAATATTGCCGAAAAAATCGAAATGGCCAAAATGCTGGAGAAGCTCAACGTCGATGTTATCGAAGCCGGTTTTGCCATTTCCTCGCCCGGTGATTTCGCCTCGGTCGAAGCGGTCGCCAAAACCGTAAAAAAATCGACCGTCGCCTCGCTGTCCCGTGCGGTGGAAAAAGACATCGACGCCAGCTGGGACGCGCTCCAGGCCGCCCGGCAGCCGCGCATCCACATTGTCATCGCCACTTCGCCGATCCATATGAAATACAAGCTGCGCAAGACACCGGCCGAAGTGCTGGCGCAGGCCGTCCGCGCCGTCCAATACGCCAAAGCGAAGGCCAAAAATATCGAGGTGGAATTTTCCGCCGAAGACGCCAGCCGCAGCGATCGTGATTTTCTGGCCAAAATTTTCACCGCGGTGATCGACGCCGGCGCCAATGTCGTTAATGTGCCGGACACCACCGGCTATGCCATGCCGCGGGAATTTGGCGAGTTGATCGCCTATCTCCGCCGCAATATTCCGAATATTCATAAAGCGGAAATTTCCGTGCACAATCACAATGATCTGGGTCTGGCCGTCGCCACTTCGCTGGCCGCGATCGAGAACGGCGCGACGCAGTGCGAAGCTACGCTCAATGGCATCGGCGAGCGCGCGGGCAATTGTTCTCTAGAAGAGTTGGTCATGGCGCTCAAAGTGCGCCAGGATTATTACGGCAAAGACAAGCAAACCCGGATCAACGCCAGGTATATTTACCCGGCCAGCCGGCTGCTGTCCTCGATCACCGGTGTGCAGGTGCAGCCCAACAAAGCCATTGTCGGCGCCAACGCTTTCGCGCACGAGTCCGGTATTCATCAGGACGGCATTTTGAAACACCGCGCGACTTACGAGATCATCCGCGCGGAGGACATCGGCCGCACGGACAGCAAACTGGTCTTAGGCAAACACTCCGGCCGTCACGCGCTGGTCGCCAAATTAAAAGAGCTGGGCTACACCGATCTGCAGGACAGCGAAATAAACAATGTTTATCAAAAATTTAAAATTTTGGCGGACAAGAAAAAGGAAATTACTGAATGGGATCTGGAAGCGTTGATTTCCGACGGCATCAAACAGCCGGAAACCGCGTCGTACACGCTGGACAAACTGCAGATCCAGACCGGCAACACGGTCAAGCCGGCCGCCAGACTGTCCGTGAAGTATCAGGACAAAATTCTCAAAAGCGCCCAGACCGGCAATGGCCCGGTGGACGCGATCTTTAAAGCGATCGACGATATTATTCAGCGCGGCGCGCTGGGTATTCATCTGCTGGATTATGTCGTGCACGCTGTGACCGAGGGCACGGACGCGCTGGGCAAAGTCACGGTGCGCATTAAGAAAAACCAAAAGACCTATACCGGCAATGGCGCGAACACCGACGTGCTCGTCGCTTCAGCCGAAGCCTACCTCAACGCCGTGAATAAATATTTGCTACGGAGTGAATAAATGCCTAAAGCCAAAACCCGCGCCGCCCAAACCTCAAAATCGGCTGTTGATCTGTCCATCAACGGCATTAAAGCATTTATCAAATTTGCCGGACAGTTTCCGATCAGCAAACTGTCCGCCGGCCGTACCGGCGCGCGCCTGACGGTCTACCAAAATCCGGCTATTGCCCGTCCACAGGCCGCGGAAACGCCAGCGGCCGCGCCGGAGGAGATCAAGCCGGTTTTCGCGCAGATCAAATCCGACAGAGTCGGTGTTTTTCATGGCCTTAAAGATCTGGAGGCCGGCAGCCTAATAAAATCCGGCGAGACCGTTGCTAAAATATACGCCATCGGCATTGAAAACGAGATCAAAGCGGATAAAGACTGCGTCATCAAAGAAATCCTGGCGCGGGAAAACGCGCTCATCGAATACGGCCAGCCGCTTTTTTTGATCGAGTAAATGCCGGTTTTCTTTTACACGCTGGGCTGCAAATCCAATCAATACGAAACCCGGCAGCTGGCGGAGAAATTTTCCGCGCTGGGCTTCAGCCGGACAACAGACCCAGGATCCGCCAGTATTATCGTCGTCAACACCTGCAGCGTCACGCACATAGCCGAGCGCAAAGCGCGTAATCTCCTCCGCCGCTTTAGGGCACAAAATCCTCAAGCCAGGCTTTACGTCTGCG includes the following:
- a CDS encoding helix-turn-helix domain-containing protein — encoded protein: MILRQIFMQNLREIRRAAGLSQMRLAERCNTATNYINEIERGNKFPSVEMLEKIAAALQVQPYLLFFNFAKKQKPDESAPLIAPKIKGDLFQQLSAATQKILQQY
- a CDS encoding 2-isopropylmalate synthase, encoding MKKRIKIFDTTLRDGEQSPGCSMNIAEKIEMAKMLEKLNVDVIEAGFAISSPGDFASVEAVAKTVKKSTVASLSRAVEKDIDASWDALQAARQPRIHIVIATSPIHMKYKLRKTPAEVLAQAVRAVQYAKAKAKNIEVEFSAEDASRSDRDFLAKIFTAVIDAGANVVNVPDTTGYAMPREFGELIAYLRRNIPNIHKAEISVHNHNDLGLAVATSLAAIENGATQCEATLNGIGERAGNCSLEELVMALKVRQDYYGKDKQTRINARYIYPASRLLSSITGVQVQPNKAIVGANAFAHESGIHQDGILKHRATYEIIRAEDIGRTDSKLVLGKHSGRHALVAKLKELGYTDLQDSEINNVYQKFKILADKKKEITEWDLEALISDGIKQPETASYTLDKLQIQTGNTVKPAARLSVKYQDKILKSAQTGNGPVDAIFKAIDDIIQRGALGIHLLDYVVHAVTEGTDALGKVTVRIKKNQKTYTGNGANTDVLVASAEAYLNAVNKYLLRSE
- a CDS encoding Abi family protein; the encoded protein is MKQPNTYIQQIEKLRSRGCMIPDVDFCKEVLANINYYRLSAYFLPYKTTNDKYLPNTNFNTIYQIYEFDRKLRALLFLAIEEVEITLRARLAYFHANKYGALGYKDAKNFNIRHRHEKFIERINTVINDNKKVLFVRHHNEKYVGNFPIWVIIELFTFGMLSYFYADLPTANQKIIAREIFQAVPKTLISWLRCCTDLRNICAHSGRLYYRIFTAIPSGLTTVPQDAERRLFGAVMSLQALYLDAQKWNIEIYPALCVLLKEYAQDINLKHIGFSENWEVTLRKS